A genomic window from Chanos chanos chromosome 14, fChaCha1.1, whole genome shotgun sequence includes:
- the dbt gene encoding lipoamide acyltransferase component of branched-chain alpha-keto acid dehydrogenase complex, mitochondrial has protein sequence MAAVITMRSSFTFMRRLVSLRSYKHYCSRVQGARLVCSPHSYSITVPQQHRFYRTSHATLGPILQFKLSDIGEGIMEVTVKEWYVKEGDRVSQFDSICEVQSDKASVTITSRYDGVIRKLYYDVDSIALVGTPLVDIETDGGQEVSPQEDVVETPAMSQEEHTHQEIKGHKTQATPAVRRLAMENNIKLSEVVGTGKDGRILKEDILNFIAKQTGAILPPTSFHEIQPPPPAPAAAPTPATKPTEKVPPPPAIPKPVAPKPVFTGKDRTEPVKGFHKAMVKTMSAALKIPHFGYCDEVDLTRLVRLRSELKGLAESRGVKLSFMPFFIKAASLGLLHFPILNASVDEACQNITYKAAHNIGLAMDTSQGLVVPNVKNVQVLSVFDIALELNRLQALGASGQLGTADLTGGTFTLSNIGSIGGTYAKPVILPPEVAIGALGKIQVLPRFNSKDEVVKAHLMNVSWSADHRIIDGATMCRFSNLWKSYLENPASMVLDLK, from the exons ATGGCGGCAGTTATCACTATGAGGAGTTCATTCACATTTATGAGACGCTTG GTCTCTTTACGCAGTTACAAGCACTATTGTTCCAGGGTCCAGGGAGCACGACTCGTTTGTTCACCGCATTCGTATTCTATCACAGTTCCGCAACAGCACAGATTCTATCGCACTAGCCATG CCACACTGGGGCCAATTCTGCAATTTAAATTGTCAGATATTGGGGAGGGTATCATGGAGGTAACGGTAAAAGAATG GTATGTGAAGGAGGGAGATAGAGTGTCACAGTTCGACAGCATCTGCGAAGTGCAGAGCGACAAGGCATCCGTCACCATCACCAGTCGCTACGACGGAGTCATCCGGAAACTGTACTACGATGTCGACTCGATTGCCCTGGTGGGCACACCACTTGTCGACATTGAAACCGATGGAGGCCAGG AGGTTTCACCTCAGGAGGATGTCGTGGAGACTCCCGCAATGTCACAAGAGGAACATACGCACCAGGAAATTAAAGGGCACAAGACTCAGGCCACACCTGCAGTCCGTCGCCTAGCAATGGAGAACAAT aTCAAACTGAGTGAGGTGGTAGGGACTGGTAAGGATGGACGCATTTTGAAAGAGGACATCCTTAACTTCATAGCTAAACAGACAGGGGCCATCTTACCCCCCACGTCATTCCACGAAATTCAGCCTCCACCTCCCGCACCCGCAGCAGCTCCTACTCCAGCTACCAAGCCCACAGAGAAggtaccaccaccaccagccaTCCCCAAACCCGTCGCCCCAAAGCCCGTCTTCACCGGCAAAGACCGCACAGAACCTGTTAAAG GTTTTCATAAAGCCATGGTGAAGACCATGTCGGCTGCTCTGAAGATACCTCACTTTGGTTACTGTGATGAAGTCGACCTGACACGGCTGGTCCGATTACGCTCTGAGCTGAAGGGTCTTGCAGAGTCCCGAGGCGTGAAGCTCAGTTTCATGCCGTTCTTCATCAAG GCTGCCTCCCTCGGCCTCTTACATTTTCCCATTCTCAATGCCTCTGTGGATGAAGCCTGCCAGAACATCACCTACAAG gctGCACACAATATTGGACTGGCTATGGACACAAGCCAAGGCCTGGTGGTGCCTAATGTGAAGAATGTGCAGGTGTTGAGCGTTTTTGATATTGCTCTTGAGCTGAACCGTCTGCAGGCTTTGGGGGCCTCAGGGCAGCTGGGTACAGCAGACCTCACAGGAGGAACCTTCACTCTCTCCAACATTGGATCG atTGGAGGCACCTATGCAAAACCAGTAATATTGCCTCCTGAGGTGGCCATTGGGGCATTGGGGAAAATCCAG GTGCTTCCCCGATTCAACTCGAAGGACGAGGTCGTGAAAGCACATCTTATGAATGTGAGCTggtctgcagaccacagaatCATCGATGGAGCCACCATGTGTCGCTTCTCCAACCTCTGGAAGTCCTATCTGGAGAACCCTGCCTCCATGGTTCTGGATCTAAAATGA
- the lrrc39 gene encoding leucine-rich repeat-containing protein 39 encodes MTGVGVCFGTVNSIKALWETRIKKSKDDLKRQKELTEKATVGRLAGAWEDRITLTKLKEKVVTEDGRVILRIEKEEWKSLPPVLVQLSQVQEWQLHRIGLQKIPRFIGSFENLIVLDLSRNSITEIPKEIGKLTKLRELMVSYNRLNCVPEELGSCESLEKLELAMNRDLDELPEQLSNLKKLYHLDLSMNQFTTIPDCVVSLPALEWLDMGGNRVEYLPEDIHRMENLHTLWLQRNELEYLPDNISRMQSLDTLVLSSNKLRDIPPLMEGMSNLRFVNFRDNPLTYDVSLPDSQTEVDEEEDTREMFGKEFMHYYINESRKRDSKTYTSVLNVTVDGVIEMEPSE; translated from the exons ATGACAGGGGTTGGAGTGTGTTTTGGGACAGTGAACTCCATCAAAGCTCTATGGGAGACcaggattaaaaaaagcaaGGATGATTTGAAGAGGCAAAAGGAACTGACGGAGAAAGCTACCGTGGGTAG GTTGGCAGGTGCTTGGGAGGATCGGATTACCTTGaccaaattaaaagaaaaagttgtgACGGAGGACGGAAGGGTCATTCTTCGGATCGAAAAGGAAGAATGGAAG TCTCTGCCTCCGGTTTTGGTACAGCTGTCCCAGGTTCAGGAATGGCAGCTACATCGGATAGGATTACAAAAAATCCCACGTTTCATTGGCAGTTTTGAAAACCTCATTGTGCTGGATTTGTCTCGCAATTCAATCACAGAGATTCCCAAAGAGATCG GAAAACTGACAAAACTCAGAGAGCTGATGGTGAGTTATAACAGGCTAAACTGTGTGCCGGAAGAACTGGGCTCTTGTGAAAGCTTGGAAAAACTGGAACTGGCAATGAACAGAGATCTGGATGAGCTTCCTGAACAG CTTAGCAATCTAAAGAAGCTGTACCACTTAGATCTCTCAATGAACCAGTTCACCACCATCCCAGACTGTGTTGTCAGTCTCCCTGCGCTAGAATGGCTAGATATGGGTGGCAACAGGGTGGAATACTTGCCAGAGGACATCCACAG GATGGAAAATCTGCATACTTTGTGGCTACAGAGAAACGAGTTGGAGTACCTGCCAGACAATATTAGCCGAATGCAGAGTCTGGACACGCTAGTTCTCAGCAGTAACAAACTGCGAGACATTCCTCCACTGATGGAGGGTATGAGCAATCTTAG ATTTGTAAATTTCAGAGACAACCCCCTGACATATGATGTGTCTCTGCCGGATTCGCAAACAGAAGTTGATGAGGAAGAAGATACCAGAGAGATGTTCGGCAAAGAGTTCATGCACTATTACATCAACGAATCACGAAAAAGAG ACTCAAAAACATATACGTCAGTCCTAAATGTTACCGTGGATGGAGTGATAGAGATGGAACCATCTGAGTGA
- the trmt13 gene encoding tRNA:m(4)X modification enzyme TRM13 homolog gives MEDSTADGVQAPLPGRCAFYVAKKKRYCKMVVGNGKTFCGEHATADKESERKRIPCPLDPKHTVFEDNLAKHMKKCNSKEKPKPVYFVRDINAGALNAEESLIEEVPIADRTKEEMNVLIQRLKNALQGLKTKHVENKLSHPSLNEALSDPKNGEFAFKHLKQQASILGNMEALKLLGPDRCFIEFGAGKGKLSHWIHVALQAAKNVHFLLVERSSTRFKVDGKHKNTDSTFDRLQVDIQHLDLKRVPFLKEKGLPVVGVGKHLCGAATDLALRCLLLHSSRNQRDQPPSKRMRLEQEHEGTGEEEEKAQSPPARENDTDQELQVSGISIALCCHHRCEWRHYVGKDFFRQRGLGQAEFVAFQRMSSWATCGMTKVGSDSATSPQDTKDEPDEEEEHEGRAEAIPDSLNGLVSAEEREHIGRLCKLLINQGRVHYLQKKGFDSSLCYYTSRDVSLENVLLTAVPRSCQP, from the exons ATGGAGGACTCCACAGCGGATGGCGTGCAAGCTCCTCTGCCTGGAAGATGTGCGTTTTACGTGGCCAAAAAGAAACGTTACTGCAAAATGGTCGTTGGAAATGGGAAAACCTTTTGTGGTGAACATGCAACTGCG gataaagagagtgagagaaaaagaataccTTGCCCTCTGGACCCCAAACA CACTGTATTTGAAGATAATCTAGCGAAACACATGAAGAAATGTAACTCAAAGGAGAAACCCAAACCT GTTTATTTTGTGAGGGATATCAATGCCGGTGCCCTGAATGCCGAGGAGTCGCTGATTGAAGAG GTACCAATTGCTGATCGAACCAAAGAGGAGATGAATGTTCTTATTCAGAGACTGAAGAATGCTTTACAGG GGCTTAAAACCAAACATGTGGAAAATAAACTATCTCATCCATCATTAAACGAAGCACTCAGTGATCCAAAAAATGGGGAGTTTGCTTTCAAACACCTCAAGCAACAg GCATCTATCCTTGGGAACATGGAAGCCTTGAAACTCCTTGGACCCGACAGATGTTTCATTGAATTTGGGGCTGGAAAAGGCAAGCTGTCTCACTGGATCCATGTTGCTCTTCAGGCAGCGAAGAATGTTCATTTTTTGCTTGTGGAAAGATCCAGTACTCGTTTTAAG GTTGACGGCAAACATAAGAATACAGACTCCACATTTGATAGGCTACAAGTTGATATTCAGCACCTTGATTTAA AGAGAGTGCCCTTCCTAAAAGAAAAAGGACTCCCTGTTGTTGGGGTGGGCAAGCATCTGTGTGGTGCAGCAACAG ATTTAGCCCTGAGGTGTCTACTGCTGCACAGTAGCAGGAACCAACGAGATCAGCCCCCCAGCAAACGAATGAGGCTAGAGCAGGAGCATGAGGGGACAggtgaggaagaagagaaggcGCAAAGTCCTCCAGCAAGAGAAAACGACACGGATCAAGAGTTGCAGGTATCTGGAATATCCATCGCTTTGTGTTGCCATCATCGCTGTGAGTGGAGGCATTACGTGGGAAAAGACTTCTTCAGGCAGAGAGGTCTTGGGCAGGCAGAGTTTGTAGCTTTTCAGCGCATGTCAAGCTGGGCCACGTGTGGCATGACTAAAGTGGGCAGTGACTCCGCGACTTCGCCGCAAGACACGAAAGACGAACCCGACGAAGAGGAGGAACACGAAGGCCGTGCTGAAGCCATACCAGATAGTCTGAATGG CTTGGTTtctgcagaggaaagagagcatATAGGACGACTGTGCAAGCTGTTGATCAACCAGGGCAGAGTTCACTACCTGCAGAAAAAAGGATTCGACTCCAGCCTGTGTTACTACACCAGCAGAGACGTGTCCCTGGAAAATGTGCTGCTAACAGCGGTTCCTAGGTCATGTCAACCTTGA